Sequence from the Seonamhaeicola sp. ML3 genome:
TCGGTAGAATCCTTTACGATACAAAATCATTAACTACAGATAAACTTGAAGCGATTGAAAAAACTAGTAAGTCACGTGGATATGACTATTTAGATTTTTCATTAGCTACAGATGGATTAGTTGCTGAAAGAGAACAAGGTATCACTATTGATGTGGCTCATATTTATTTCTCAACAAAAAATAAAAGTTACATCATTGCCGATACACCTGGTCATGTAGAATATACAAGAAACATGGTGACTGGGGCTTCAACTTCGCAAGCATCAATCATTTTAATAGATGCTAGAAAGGGTGTGATTGAGCAGACTAACCGTCACTTCTTTATCAATAACTTATTGCGTATTAAAGACGTAGTGGTTGCTATCAATAAAATGGACTTAGTGGATTATTCAGAAGAAGTTTATAATAAGATTAAGGCTGATTTTGAAGAGTTGATGAGCAAAAGAGACTATCAAGGACAAACTATTTCGTTTATTCCTGTAAGTGCTTTAAAAGGTGATAACGTAGTTAATAAATCTGATAAGATGCCTTGGTATGAAGGGGAGTCTTTATTAGAGCACTTAGAGAAATTAGATAAGTCTGATATCTTTAATGTAGGTACACCACGTTTTCCAGTTCAGTATGTGATTCGTCCTAAAACTGAGGAGTATCACGATTACAGAGGATATGCAGGTAAAGTGTATGGTGGTAACTTAAGCGTAGGAGACGATGTGGTTGTGTTACCATCTCAAACAAAATCCAAAATCAAAGAGATTTATTTCTATGATGAAAAGTATGAAACTGCTTCAAGACGTTCGTCAGTAACCATCACATTAGAAGATGATGTAAATGTGAGCAGGGGTGATATGATTGTAAAAGATGGTGATTTGCCAACTATAGAAAAGCAATTTACAGCTAACGTATGTTGGATGGACTCTAAGCAATTAACTCCTGGAGCAAAATATGTTATTCAGCATGGTATCAATAAAGTATTGGCTAAAGTAGATACCATTCACCATAAAATCAATCCTGATTACTCTGGAATTGAAGAAAACGTTTCAGGATTAGGAATGAATGATATCGCTCAGGTAAGTTTTAGATTAAACAAGCCTATTTTTTACGATCAATTCAAAAATCATCGTACTAATGGGTCGTTTATTATAATCGATTCACAATCTAACAGTACTGTTGGAGCTGGATTTATACAATAACAAACAGTATTGCTTCCTCACTAAGCATTAATAGTGGGACTAAAAAGAAAAAAAGGGAATATGCAAAGTTTTGAAACAGAAATAGAAAATCCGGTAGTTCAAAAAGATATTATTGAATTAGCCAATAAAATCGAATTATTTCATAACGGTAAAATTGATGAAGAGAAGTTTAGAAGCCTTCGTTTAGCTCGTGGTGTATACGGACAAAGACAAGAAGGTGTTCAAATGATTCGTATTAAAATACCTTACGGAAAATTAAAGAGCAATCAATTACGAAGAATTTCTGAAGTGTCTGATGAATATTCAAGAGGTCGTTTACACATTACAACACGTCAGGATATTCAAATTCATTATGTAGATTTAAACAGAACACCAGAGCTTTGGTCGGAGTTAGAAAAAGATGAAGTAACACTTCGTGAAGCATGTGGTAACGTAGTAAGAAATGTTACTGCTTCTGAAACTGCTGGAATTGATGTCAACGAACCGTTCGATGTGTCTCCATATGCCGATGCTTTATATAAGTTCTTTTTGAGAAACCCTATCTGTCAGGAAATGGGACGTAAATTCAAGGTGTCTTTTTCTTCTTCTGATGAAGATACTGGTTTGTCGTATTTACATGATATAGGATACATTGCTAAGGTTAAAGATGGTGTGCGTGGTTTCAAAGTAATGGTAGCTGGTGGATTAGGTTCTCAGCCACGTCATGCAGATGTGTTATATGATTTTGTTGAAACTGATAAAATCATCCCAATCATGGAAGGCGTTCTAAGAATTTTTGACCGTCATGGAGAGCGTAAAAGTCGTGCGAAGGCGAGAATGAAATTCTTAGTAAAAGACATAGGTTTAGAAGCTTTTAAAGAGTTAATTGAGCAAGAGCAACAAGCTATCGAATTTAAAAGTGTACCAATTGATGCTGATTCTTACGAAGCTTCAAAACCAGTTGAAGTTGAAACTCCTCAAGTAGAGATTAAAGACCAAGAGGCTTTTGATTTATGGAAATCAACAAACTTGATTCCTCAAAAGCAAGAAGGATATGTAGCTATCGGAATAAAAGTATTGCTTGGTGATTTCTATACAGATAAAGCACGTTTGTTAGCAAACTTAGTAGATAATTATGCGGCTGGTGAAGTGCGTTTAACGTTACGTCAAAATATTGTTATTCCTTTTGTTAAGGAAGAATTAGTACCATTTTTCTATCAAGAACTTGAAAAATTAGGTTTTGTAGAAGCTGGTTATAATAAAGCGGTTGACATTACAGCTTGTCCAGGTACAGATACGTGTAACTTAGGTATTGCAAGTAGTACAGGTATTTCTGAAGAATTAGAAAGAATCATCAAAACTGAATACCCTCAATATTTAAAGAAAGACGATTTAGTTATAAAAATTAGTGGTTGTATGAATGCCTGTGGGCAACACAATATGGCAAATATTGGTTTCCAAGGAATGACAGTTCGTACGCCAGATAAATTAGTTGCGCCAGCTCTACAAGTATTACTTGGAGGTGGAAATCAAGGCGATGGTAATGCGACTTTTGCTGATAAAGTTGTAAAAGTTCCTAGTAGAAGAGGCCCAGAAGCTTTACGTAGAATTTTAGATGACTATGAAGCTAATGCTGGAGGAAAACAATTTGTGGAATACTACCAAGAGAAAGGTGAAAAGTATTTTTACGACTTCTTACAGGATTTACAAGATGCAACCAATTTAACAGAGTTAGACTTTATTGATTGGGGAGAAGAAGAGAAATATGTTAAAGCAATTGGTGTTGGTGAGTGTGCTGGTGTTGTAATTGATTTAATAGCCACCTTGTTCTTTGAGAGTGAAGAAAAAATTGAAAACGCTAAAGAATCTTTTGGAAACGAAGTATATTCGGGCGCAATTTATTTAGCATACCAATCTTTGGTAAATTCAGCTAAAGCATTATTATTAGCTGAGAACAAAAAGACCAACACACATGCTGGAATTATTTCTCAGTTTGATGAGCTTTTTGTTGAAGGAGGAAAAATTGAATTAGGAACTTCTTTTTCAGAGTTTATTTATCAAATAAACAAGAATGCTCCAACTAAAGAGTTTGCACAAAACTATATTGCAAATGCTGAGAAGTTCTTAGCGTCAGTTAGAGAGTTTAGAGAATTAGAGCAAGCTAAAACAGCTTAATCAGAATATAAAAATGAGTTTACAAACCCCAAGGTTAACCGTTGTAGGTGCTGGTCCAGGTGATGAGGATTTAATTACCCTTAAAGCGATTAAGGCGATTGAATCAGCAAACGTGATTTTGTACGATGCACTAATCAACGAATCTTTACTCAAGTACGCTTCAGAAGATACAGAGCTTATTTTCGTAGGTAAGCGTAAAGGGTGTTATGCGTTTCAGCAAGAACAAATTAACGAGCTCATTGTTTCTAAAGCCAAAGAGAAAGGTCATGTAGTAAGATTGAAGGGTGGAGATCCATTTATTTTTGGTCGTGGTGCAGAAGAGATAGACTATGTAAGACAGTTTGGTTTAGAGACTTTTGTAGTGCCAGGTATTTCTTCATCGGTTGCAGTACCCGCCTATCAGGGGATTCCTTTAACTAAAAGGGGGGCTTCAGAGAGTTTTTGGGTAATTACAGGAACTACTAAAAAACATCAGCTATCAAATGATGTTGCTTTGGCAGCGAAATCAACAGCTACCGTTGTTGTTTTAATGGGGATGAGTAAGTTGGGTGAGATTGTTAAAATATTTTCAAATGAAAATAAACAAGATACTCACATTGCTATTATCCAAAATGGTACACGAGATAATG
This genomic interval carries:
- the cobA gene encoding uroporphyrinogen-III C-methyltransferase, translating into MSLQTPRLTVVGAGPGDEDLITLKAIKAIESANVILYDALINESLLKYASEDTELIFVGKRKGCYAFQQEQINELIVSKAKEKGHVVRLKGGDPFIFGRGAEEIDYVRQFGLETFVVPGISSSVAVPAYQGIPLTKRGASESFWVITGTTKKHQLSNDVALAAKSTATVVVLMGMSKLGEIVKIFSNENKQDTHIAIIQNGTRDNENVGIGTISTIEKIVAEKQLANPAIIIIGDVVKERAVLSAVYNEVVSR
- a CDS encoding HEPN domain-containing protein, whose translation is MQSFETEIENPVVQKDIIELANKIELFHNGKIDEEKFRSLRLARGVYGQRQEGVQMIRIKIPYGKLKSNQLRRISEVSDEYSRGRLHITTRQDIQIHYVDLNRTPELWSELEKDEVTLREACGNVVRNVTASETAGIDVNEPFDVSPYADALYKFFLRNPICQEMGRKFKVSFSSSDEDTGLSYLHDIGYIAKVKDGVRGFKVMVAGGLGSQPRHADVLYDFVETDKIIPIMEGVLRIFDRHGERKSRAKARMKFLVKDIGLEAFKELIEQEQQAIEFKSVPIDADSYEASKPVEVETPQVEIKDQEAFDLWKSTNLIPQKQEGYVAIGIKVLLGDFYTDKARLLANLVDNYAAGEVRLTLRQNIVIPFVKEELVPFFYQELEKLGFVEAGYNKAVDITACPGTDTCNLGIASSTGISEELERIIKTEYPQYLKKDDLVIKISGCMNACGQHNMANIGFQGMTVRTPDKLVAPALQVLLGGGNQGDGNATFADKVVKVPSRRGPEALRRILDDYEANAGGKQFVEYYQEKGEKYFYDFLQDLQDATNLTELDFIDWGEEEKYVKAIGVGECAGVVIDLIATLFFESEEKIENAKESFGNEVYSGAIYLAYQSLVNSAKALLLAENKKTNTHAGIISQFDELFVEGGKIELGTSFSEFIYQINKNAPTKEFAQNYIANAEKFLASVREFRELEQAKTA
- a CDS encoding sulfate adenylyltransferase subunit 1: MEVLKIATAGSVDDGKSTLIGRILYDTKSLTTDKLEAIEKTSKSRGYDYLDFSLATDGLVAEREQGITIDVAHIYFSTKNKSYIIADTPGHVEYTRNMVTGASTSQASIILIDARKGVIEQTNRHFFINNLLRIKDVVVAINKMDLVDYSEEVYNKIKADFEELMSKRDYQGQTISFIPVSALKGDNVVNKSDKMPWYEGESLLEHLEKLDKSDIFNVGTPRFPVQYVIRPKTEEYHDYRGYAGKVYGGNLSVGDDVVVLPSQTKSKIKEIYFYDEKYETASRRSSVTITLEDDVNVSRGDMIVKDGDLPTIEKQFTANVCWMDSKQLTPGAKYVIQHGINKVLAKVDTIHHKINPDYSGIEENVSGLGMNDIAQVSFRLNKPIFYDQFKNHRTNGSFIIIDSQSNSTVGAGFIQ